One genomic window of Halorubrum hochsteinianum includes the following:
- a CDS encoding right-handed parallel beta-helix repeat-containing protein, with protein MDSDTARSTASPVAASSRRSFVGGVGAATGLGSVFERLASHHGPGGNGPGNGGPESGGPPPSGETYHVYRSNGKYRVASGGRGGVEFTVRADGNAEEAFQYAFDEVPEDGGTVVADTDEFTFGGPAEMGDATLLTGGSGTRFVASATGSRVGFTERELDVGHDLIRVRGDDAAVTGIEFDANGTRLDNHAIQAAGCDGLLIADNRTVNGFQMALSFADCENVVVRDNEVIDPNWYGITSRGARDDLDLRRSRDVLIRGNRVSDVTFNNIAPYNAANFGVVGNVCYRGGHSLIACSPSQQGTIVGNVCRDLELEPIAADPGGEAGLEIEYKETHLSDEVAGTTDETSLDVTVANNHVENCGVGFISRTVPVDESDEEEYRRTKRPYSFTVTGNAINDCDTGVLVRSGADGVVATNALRANDTQIDVRESPFAENVRTDLNVTRDA; from the coding sequence ATGGACTCTGACACCGCGCGATCGACGGCATCGCCGGTCGCCGCGTCGAGTCGACGCTCCTTCGTCGGCGGCGTCGGCGCGGCGACCGGACTGGGATCGGTCTTCGAACGACTGGCGAGTCACCACGGCCCGGGAGGGAACGGCCCGGGGAACGGCGGTCCGGAGAGCGGCGGCCCGCCCCCGTCCGGCGAGACCTACCACGTGTACCGCTCGAACGGCAAGTACCGGGTCGCGAGCGGCGGAAGGGGCGGCGTCGAGTTCACCGTCAGGGCAGACGGAAACGCCGAGGAGGCGTTCCAGTACGCCTTCGACGAGGTCCCCGAGGACGGCGGGACGGTCGTCGCCGACACGGACGAGTTCACGTTCGGCGGTCCCGCGGAGATGGGCGACGCGACGCTGTTGACCGGCGGCTCCGGCACCCGGTTCGTCGCGTCCGCGACGGGGTCGCGGGTCGGGTTCACCGAGCGCGAACTCGACGTCGGCCACGACCTGATCCGGGTCCGCGGCGACGACGCCGCGGTGACCGGAATCGAGTTCGACGCGAACGGCACCCGCCTCGACAACCACGCGATACAGGCGGCGGGCTGCGACGGACTGCTGATCGCCGACAACCGGACGGTGAACGGGTTCCAGATGGCGCTGTCGTTCGCCGACTGCGAGAACGTCGTCGTCCGCGACAACGAGGTGATAGACCCCAACTGGTACGGGATCACCAGCCGCGGGGCCCGCGACGACCTCGACCTCCGGCGCTCGCGAGACGTGCTGATACGGGGCAACCGCGTCAGCGACGTGACGTTCAACAACATCGCCCCGTACAACGCCGCGAACTTCGGCGTCGTCGGCAACGTCTGCTACCGCGGCGGCCACAGCCTCATCGCCTGCTCGCCGTCTCAGCAGGGGACGATCGTCGGGAACGTCTGCCGCGACCTCGAACTGGAGCCGATCGCTGCCGACCCCGGCGGGGAGGCCGGCCTCGAGATCGAGTACAAGGAGACGCACCTGAGCGACGAGGTGGCCGGGACGACGGACGAGACCTCCCTCGACGTCACGGTCGCGAACAACCACGTCGAGAACTGCGGCGTCGGCTTCATCTCCCGGACCGTCCCCGTCGACGAGAGCGACGAGGAGGAGTACCGGCGGACGAAGCGCCCGTACAGCTTCACCGTCACCGGGAACGCGATCAACGACTGCGACACCGGGGTCCTCGTCCGGTCGGGCGCGGACGGCGTCGTCGCGACGAACGCGCTCCGGGCCAACGACACGCAGATCGACGTCAGGGAGTCGCCGTTCGCGGAGAACGTGCGGACGGACCTGAACGTCACGCGCGACGCCTGA
- a CDS encoding mechanosensitive ion channel family protein: protein MIGGLGTRVGAVLSDISTTGGRLAVTAGIALVTLAVGWLLLPKAVRAGERTVSGWIERLLDGRMDGSAAGAIETLREGVPGSFLLRMAVGLSQLGLFALAAVAVLTVWGRFDVVVAALPVAENAVRVGGQVLVSALLLGGAYVASDALESYVADMSADSDRITAHQEQLLTRLAQVGLLILAGITVLGIWGVNLGGLLVGAGFLGIVLGMAARQTLGSLIAGFVLMFARPFEIGDWVEIGNEEGFVTDITIMNTHMRNFDGEYVVVPNDLVANQAITNRSREGRLRIHMEVGIGYDDNPDEAAEIAEEVLDGIDPIANNPQPYAIPSGFGDSAILLDLRFWIDPPTPQARWRSKAIAVERIQDRFADAGISIPYPQLTVSYPPETAEEAETVERVERIDEEADGRSGDRPA from the coding sequence GTGATAGGCGGACTGGGCACGCGGGTCGGTGCGGTGTTGAGCGATATCTCGACCACGGGGGGGCGGCTAGCGGTCACCGCCGGTATCGCCCTCGTGACGCTCGCGGTCGGCTGGCTGCTGCTTCCCAAGGCCGTGCGCGCCGGAGAGCGGACGGTCTCGGGGTGGATCGAGCGGCTCCTCGACGGGCGAATGGACGGCTCCGCCGCCGGGGCGATCGAGACGCTCCGCGAGGGCGTTCCCGGGTCGTTCCTCCTGCGGATGGCGGTCGGCCTCTCGCAGCTCGGGCTGTTCGCGCTCGCCGCCGTCGCCGTCCTGACGGTGTGGGGGCGCTTCGACGTCGTGGTCGCGGCCCTGCCGGTCGCCGAGAACGCCGTCAGGGTCGGGGGACAGGTGCTCGTCTCGGCGCTGCTGCTCGGCGGGGCGTACGTCGCCAGCGACGCGCTGGAGTCGTACGTCGCCGACATGTCGGCCGACAGCGACCGGATCACGGCGCATCAGGAACAGCTCCTCACCCGGCTCGCGCAGGTCGGCCTGCTGATCCTCGCCGGGATAACGGTGCTCGGCATCTGGGGCGTGAACCTCGGCGGACTCTTGGTCGGAGCCGGCTTCCTCGGGATCGTCCTCGGGATGGCGGCCCGGCAGACGCTGGGGTCGCTCATCGCCGGCTTCGTCCTGATGTTCGCCCGCCCCTTCGAGATCGGCGACTGGGTGGAGATCGGCAACGAGGAGGGGTTCGTCACGGACATCACGATCATGAACACCCACATGCGCAACTTCGACGGGGAGTACGTCGTGGTGCCCAACGACCTCGTCGCCAATCAGGCGATCACGAACCGGAGCCGCGAGGGCCGGCTCCGGATCCACATGGAGGTCGGGATCGGCTACGACGACAACCCCGACGAGGCGGCGGAGATCGCCGAGGAGGTCCTCGACGGGATCGACCCCATCGCCAACAACCCGCAGCCGTACGCGATCCCGTCCGGGTTCGGCGACTCGGCGATCCTGCTCGACCTCCGCTTCTGGATCGATCCGCCGACGCCGCAGGCGCGGTGGCGGTCGAAGGCGATTGCGGTCGAGCGGATCCAAGACCGCTTCGCCGACGCCGGCATCTCGATCCCGTACCCGCAGCTGACGGTCTCGTACCCGCCCGAGACGGCGGAAGAAGCGGAGACGGTCGAGCGCGTTGAGCGGATCGACGAGGAGGCCGACGGGCGGTCGGGCGACCGGCCGGCCTGA